In a single window of the Zea mays cultivar B73 chromosome 5, Zm-B73-REFERENCE-NAM-5.0, whole genome shotgun sequence genome:
- the LOC103625840 gene encoding uncharacterized protein, whose translation MLYHYLYYSIREQSRRPPSPRLRPRPSHPPLISPRRGIHGAALALHAPCRHAPPLRPPSDGGVFNGRGGRRRGGSRGGRGRVVLHGLRGCRVSCCLPIIHGIRGGGFFLLHGFHVYRATPCPAPSCHARQSQVPPAIPDHASRPSLNPPASHAHRSRVRALLIAPHAAHSQILRCQWKARPRRRRWKVHAFDGERTARRAYPYPDFAPLCPAHASVDGRDPDSARPRGVEVFGRHLHLHIAVPIKIIIIRVAFLVLSQIAGLSSCKSPSAWPQDKTHQRPCWNRGRSRRTRADRRACLASRQSPSLSGLFLSL comes from the coding sequence ATGTTGTACCATTAtctttactactctataagagaGCAAAGTAGGCGTCCACCATCACCACGGCTCCGCCCACGTCCTTCCCACCCCCCGCTAATCTCGCCGCGCCGCGGAATCCATGGCGCCGCCCTCGCCCTCCACGCCCCATGTCGGCATGCCCCTCCCTTACGACCGCCTAGCGATGGTGGAGTCTTCAACGGCCGCGGTGGCCGACGGCGCGGAGGGAGTCGGGGAGGACGTGGGCGCGTCGTCCTCCATGGGCTCCGCGGCTGCCGAGTCTCCTGCTGCCTCCCCATCATCCATGGGATCCGCGGCGGTGGCTTCTTCCTCCTCCATGGTTTCCACGTCTACAGGGCTACACCTTGCCCCGCCCCCTCTTGCCATGCCCGCCAATCTCAGGTTCCGCCAGCCATCCCAGACCACGCGTCGCGCCCCAGCCTGAATCCACCCGCCAGCCACGCCCACAGATCTCGCGTCCGCGCCCTCCTCATCGCCCCACATGCTGCGCACTCTCAGATTCTACGATGTCAATGGAAGGCCCGCCCCCGCCGCCGTCGATGGAAAGTGCATGCCTTCGATGGGGAGAGGACTGCGCGCCGCGCCTATCCATACCCGGATTTCGCACCTCTTTGTCCCGCGCACGCGTCTGTCGATGGAAGAGATCCAGACAGTGCTCGCCCCCGCGGTGTGGAGGTTTTTGGCCGCCACCTGCATCTCCACATCGCGGTCCCAatcaagatcattattattcgggTCGCCTTCCTTGTTCTCTCCCAAATCGCAGGGCTTAGTTCCTGCAAATCGCCCTCGGCGTGGCCTCAAGATAAGACACACCAGCGCCCTTGCTGGAATCGTGGACGCTCGAGGAGGACTCGAGCCGACCGTCGCGCTTGTCTCGCCTCTCGTCAATCTCCCTCCCTCTctggtctctttctctctctttaa
- the LOC100191920 gene encoding uncharacterized protein isoform X1, with protein MGIPSRLPDHEEEEEYDDALFYEDIQAPKFVDLTAPDAGLPDDDPAWFCLRVGCDQSHEQVDPEALDRSFFVRVMAARSPNVRLQKVISRKKQSSMLKCPHSAPPKPPRARFARLSATTEAAEKAPAKPKPRVQRICALRASPIRIKAERVECPSERKKALTTPRSKAVRPSQELFHSVKHQKEPFTAAARKGKVVKALFMSTPKKAPAQTPAADRSKEAGSEACSKLRKLNLACREVPSRYMSQLKNPKTVKKGEETTVAKSEKRGQESKTNAKKKILGRSLKCTHAEPDGENRNGCSSTDADENSFAEIAASDQERKVVLQELRIEVDTSRADNSNDNKENLSSAPSEEALNNSHSENGNRQLENNENVPLNENVALKVAKLQSKVHQEQAGKLKKTTNPRPFRLRTDERGVLKEAKPEKRQPFTENNSTAVLKDANRGVTKKRSTQIVTAQQLDESSSRPAVNSIQCRAVKPERVSRLASSTRTAKTASGLMAPSSRTGKKRKAATVKLSRIQTPAA; from the exons ATGGGGATCCCGTCGAGGCTCCCGGAccacgaggaggaggaggaataCGACGATGCCTTGTTCTACGAGGACATCCAGGCGCCGAAGTTCGTGGACCTCACCGCGCCCGACGCCGGCCTCCCCGACGACGACCCCGCCTGGTTCTGCCTCCGAGTCG GTTGCGACCAGAGCCATGAGCAGGTTGACCCGGAGGCCTTGGACAGGAGCTTCTTCGTGCGG GTCATGGCGGCGAGAAGCCCCAACGTGCGGCTACAGAAGGTTATCAGCAGGAAAAAACAGAG CTCGATGCTGAAATGCCCGCACTCTGCGCCACCGAAGCCTCCGAGGGCTCGGTTCGCGAGGCTGAGCGCGACCacggaggccgcggagaaggcacCGGCGAAACCCAAGCCAAGGGTCCAGCGGATCTGCGCCCTGCGAGCATCCCCGATCCGTATCAAGGCTGAGAGGGTCGAATGTCCCAGCGAGAGGAAGAAGGCACTGACGACGCCGCGGAGCAAGGCCGTCCGGCCGAGCCAGGAACTGTTTCACAGCGTGAAGCACCAGAAGGAACCGTTCACCGCTGCAGCCAGGAAGGGGAAGGTCGTCAAGGCCCTGTTCATGAGCACGCCAAAAAAGGCGCCTGCCCAGACGCCGGCGGCAGACAGGAGCAAGGAGGCGGGGTCCGAGGCATGTTCCAAGCTGAGGAAGCTGAACTTGGCGTGCCGGGAGGTGCCGAGCAGGTACATGTCTCAGCTGAAGAATCCGAAGACTGTCAAGAAAGGGGAAGAGACCACGGTGGCCAAGAGCGAGAAGCGGGGGCAAGAATCCAAGACGAATGCCAAGAAGAAAATCTTAGGACGCTCACTGAAGTGTACCCATGCCGAACCTGATGGGGAGAATCGAAACGGTTGCAGCAGCACTGATGCAGACGAGAACTCATTTGCAGAAATTGCTGCCTCCGATCAGGAGAGGAAGGTGGTGCTGCAGGAATTGAGAATCGAGGTGGATACATCGCGAGCTGACAATTCCAATGACAACAAGGAGAATCTGTCGAGTGCTCCCAGTGAAGAAGCATTGAACAATTCACATTCTGAAAATGGAAACAGACAGTTGGAGAACAATGAGAATGTTCCTCTAAACGAGAATGTTGCTTTGAAG GTGGCTAAATTGCAGAGCAAAGTGCATCAAGAGCAAGCAGGAAAGCTCAAGAAAACTACCAACCCTAGGCCATTCAGGCTAAGGACTGAT GAAAGAGGAGTGCTTAAAGAAGCAAAACCAGAGAAAAGGCAGCCGTTCACTGAGAATAATTCCACGGCAGTACTCAAGGATGCAAACAGAGGAGTGACG AAGAAACGAAGCACCCAGATTGTAACGGCTCAGCAGCTCGATGAGTCCAGCTCCAGGCCGGCCGTCAACAGCATCCAATGCAGAGCTGTGAAACCGGAGAGGGTTTCTAGGCTTGCATCATCAACACGTACAGCCAAAACAGCAAG TGGCCTTATGGCACCTTCTTCCCGGACTGGGAAGAAGAGGAAGGCGGCTACGGTGAAGCTGTCGAGGATCCAAACACCAGCTGCTTGA
- the LOC100191920 gene encoding uncharacterized protein LOC100191920 has protein sequence MGIPSRLPDHEEEEEYDDALFYEDIQAPKFVDLTAPDAGLPDDDPAWFCLRVGCDQSHEQVDPEALDRSFFVRVMAARSPNVRLQKVISRKKQSSMLKCPHSAPPKPPRARFARLSATTEAAEKAPAKPKPRVQRICALRASPIRIKAERVECPSERKKALTTPRSKAVRPSQELFHSVKHQKEPFTAAARKGKVVKALFMSTPKKAPAQTPAADRSKEAGSEACSKLRKLNLACREVPSRYMSQLKNPKTVKKGEETTVAKSEKRGQESKTNAKKKILGRSLKCTHAEPDGENRNGCSSTDADENSFAEIAASDQERKVVLQELRIEVDTSRADNSNDNKENLSSAPSEEALNNSHSENGNRQLENNENVPLNENVALKVAKLQSKVHQEQAGKLKKTTNPRPFRLRTDERGVLKEAKPEKRQPFTENNSTAVLKDANRGVTPMDKHTHGKGRDKPACGKKQKKRSTQIVTAQQLDESSSRPAVNSIQCRAVKPERVSRLASSTRTAKTASGLMAPSSRTGKKRKAATVKLSRIQTPAA, from the exons ATGGGGATCCCGTCGAGGCTCCCGGAccacgaggaggaggaggaataCGACGATGCCTTGTTCTACGAGGACATCCAGGCGCCGAAGTTCGTGGACCTCACCGCGCCCGACGCCGGCCTCCCCGACGACGACCCCGCCTGGTTCTGCCTCCGAGTCG GTTGCGACCAGAGCCATGAGCAGGTTGACCCGGAGGCCTTGGACAGGAGCTTCTTCGTGCGG GTCATGGCGGCGAGAAGCCCCAACGTGCGGCTACAGAAGGTTATCAGCAGGAAAAAACAGAG CTCGATGCTGAAATGCCCGCACTCTGCGCCACCGAAGCCTCCGAGGGCTCGGTTCGCGAGGCTGAGCGCGACCacggaggccgcggagaaggcacCGGCGAAACCCAAGCCAAGGGTCCAGCGGATCTGCGCCCTGCGAGCATCCCCGATCCGTATCAAGGCTGAGAGGGTCGAATGTCCCAGCGAGAGGAAGAAGGCACTGACGACGCCGCGGAGCAAGGCCGTCCGGCCGAGCCAGGAACTGTTTCACAGCGTGAAGCACCAGAAGGAACCGTTCACCGCTGCAGCCAGGAAGGGGAAGGTCGTCAAGGCCCTGTTCATGAGCACGCCAAAAAAGGCGCCTGCCCAGACGCCGGCGGCAGACAGGAGCAAGGAGGCGGGGTCCGAGGCATGTTCCAAGCTGAGGAAGCTGAACTTGGCGTGCCGGGAGGTGCCGAGCAGGTACATGTCTCAGCTGAAGAATCCGAAGACTGTCAAGAAAGGGGAAGAGACCACGGTGGCCAAGAGCGAGAAGCGGGGGCAAGAATCCAAGACGAATGCCAAGAAGAAAATCTTAGGACGCTCACTGAAGTGTACCCATGCCGAACCTGATGGGGAGAATCGAAACGGTTGCAGCAGCACTGATGCAGACGAGAACTCATTTGCAGAAATTGCTGCCTCCGATCAGGAGAGGAAGGTGGTGCTGCAGGAATTGAGAATCGAGGTGGATACATCGCGAGCTGACAATTCCAATGACAACAAGGAGAATCTGTCGAGTGCTCCCAGTGAAGAAGCATTGAACAATTCACATTCTGAAAATGGAAACAGACAGTTGGAGAACAATGAGAATGTTCCTCTAAACGAGAATGTTGCTTTGAAG GTGGCTAAATTGCAGAGCAAAGTGCATCAAGAGCAAGCAGGAAAGCTCAAGAAAACTACCAACCCTAGGCCATTCAGGCTAAGGACTGAT GAAAGAGGAGTGCTTAAAGAAGCAAAACCAGAGAAAAGGCAGCCGTTCACTGAGAATAATTCCACGGCAGTACTCAAGGATGCAAACAGAGGAGTGACG CCAATGGACAAACACACCCATGGCAAGGGACGAGACAAGCCGGCTTGCGGCAAGAAACAG AAGAAACGAAGCACCCAGATTGTAACGGCTCAGCAGCTCGATGAGTCCAGCTCCAGGCCGGCCGTCAACAGCATCCAATGCAGAGCTGTGAAACCGGAGAGGGTTTCTAGGCTTGCATCATCAACACGTACAGCCAAAACAGCAAG TGGCCTTATGGCACCTTCTTCCCGGACTGGGAAGAAGAGGAAGGCGGCTACGGTGAAGCTGTCGAGGATCCAAACACCAGCTGCTTGA
- the LOC100191920 gene encoding uncharacterized protein isoform X2: MAARSPNVRLQKVISRKKQSSMLKCPHSAPPKPPRARFARLSATTEAAEKAPAKPKPRVQRICALRASPIRIKAERVECPSERKKALTTPRSKAVRPSQELFHSVKHQKEPFTAAARKGKVVKALFMSTPKKAPAQTPAADRSKEAGSEACSKLRKLNLACREVPSRYMSQLKNPKTVKKGEETTVAKSEKRGQESKTNAKKKILGRSLKCTHAEPDGENRNGCSSTDADENSFAEIAASDQERKVVLQELRIEVDTSRADNSNDNKENLSSAPSEEALNNSHSENGNRQLENNENVPLNENVALKVAKLQSKVHQEQAGKLKKTTNPRPFRLRTDERGVLKEAKPEKRQPFTENNSTAVLKDANRGVTPMDKHTHGKGRDKPACGKKQKKRSTQIVTAQQLDESSSRPAVNSIQCRAVKPERVSRLASSTRTAKTASGLMAPSSRTGKKRKAATVKLSRIQTPAA, translated from the exons ATGGCGGCGAGAAGCCCCAACGTGCGGCTACAGAAGGTTATCAGCAGGAAAAAACAGAG CTCGATGCTGAAATGCCCGCACTCTGCGCCACCGAAGCCTCCGAGGGCTCGGTTCGCGAGGCTGAGCGCGACCacggaggccgcggagaaggcacCGGCGAAACCCAAGCCAAGGGTCCAGCGGATCTGCGCCCTGCGAGCATCCCCGATCCGTATCAAGGCTGAGAGGGTCGAATGTCCCAGCGAGAGGAAGAAGGCACTGACGACGCCGCGGAGCAAGGCCGTCCGGCCGAGCCAGGAACTGTTTCACAGCGTGAAGCACCAGAAGGAACCGTTCACCGCTGCAGCCAGGAAGGGGAAGGTCGTCAAGGCCCTGTTCATGAGCACGCCAAAAAAGGCGCCTGCCCAGACGCCGGCGGCAGACAGGAGCAAGGAGGCGGGGTCCGAGGCATGTTCCAAGCTGAGGAAGCTGAACTTGGCGTGCCGGGAGGTGCCGAGCAGGTACATGTCTCAGCTGAAGAATCCGAAGACTGTCAAGAAAGGGGAAGAGACCACGGTGGCCAAGAGCGAGAAGCGGGGGCAAGAATCCAAGACGAATGCCAAGAAGAAAATCTTAGGACGCTCACTGAAGTGTACCCATGCCGAACCTGATGGGGAGAATCGAAACGGTTGCAGCAGCACTGATGCAGACGAGAACTCATTTGCAGAAATTGCTGCCTCCGATCAGGAGAGGAAGGTGGTGCTGCAGGAATTGAGAATCGAGGTGGATACATCGCGAGCTGACAATTCCAATGACAACAAGGAGAATCTGTCGAGTGCTCCCAGTGAAGAAGCATTGAACAATTCACATTCTGAAAATGGAAACAGACAGTTGGAGAACAATGAGAATGTTCCTCTAAACGAGAATGTTGCTTTGAAG GTGGCTAAATTGCAGAGCAAAGTGCATCAAGAGCAAGCAGGAAAGCTCAAGAAAACTACCAACCCTAGGCCATTCAGGCTAAGGACTGAT GAAAGAGGAGTGCTTAAAGAAGCAAAACCAGAGAAAAGGCAGCCGTTCACTGAGAATAATTCCACGGCAGTACTCAAGGATGCAAACAGAGGAGTGACG CCAATGGACAAACACACCCATGGCAAGGGACGAGACAAGCCGGCTTGCGGCAAGAAACAG AAGAAACGAAGCACCCAGATTGTAACGGCTCAGCAGCTCGATGAGTCCAGCTCCAGGCCGGCCGTCAACAGCATCCAATGCAGAGCTGTGAAACCGGAGAGGGTTTCTAGGCTTGCATCATCAACACGTACAGCCAAAACAGCAAG TGGCCTTATGGCACCTTCTTCCCGGACTGGGAAGAAGAGGAAGGCGGCTACGGTGAAGCTGTCGAGGATCCAAACACCAGCTGCTTGA